The following proteins are encoded in a genomic region of Marasmius oreades isolate 03SP1 chromosome 10, whole genome shotgun sequence:
- a CDS encoding uncharacterized protein (BUSCO:EOG09264DT4; antiSMASH:Cluster_10.2), with protein sequence MSALAAVLPQPTYAPTLEDGEDDDVPQLGQGSQQVIQRPTIPPYGQRRGWKPSRQEDFGDGGSYPECPIAQYPLEMGKKKASSGNTLALQVDSEGNVRYDAIAHQGQRHGKIVQSQFKDLVPLAYRKDLEETDRSMDRPSEEDVQETAEKTRAALEKIVHGKIKAAQPKNVPDSQGKTSFIRYTPGQQNGDGLKQRIIKMTEVVEDPLEPPRFKHKKIPRGPPSPPPPVLRSPPRKATAAEQKEWMIPPCISNWKNNKGFTIPLDKRLAADGRGLQDVHINDNFAKFSEALFVADRHAREEVRQRSLMQQKIAQKEKEAKEQNLRMLAQRSREERGGITSAKPSAQTQAAMKSSLAAYGSDSESGGSDAESNDSAEDEEARRIRDEMRSEKRRDRQREMRMNNMGQEQRAKQLARQQNRDISEKVALGLAKPTLSKESMLDSRLFNQESLSSNFAEDESYNLYDKPLFHGSTAAAAIYKARGDIQEGNDESFGGGTDEGIGKALDNDRFSLGKPKVGFEGANEQEVREGPVQFEKDTGDVFGVNQFLSEASTGKKRGLDSAGGSGSRKRQQLDRAEDRE encoded by the exons ATGAGCGCCTTGGCTGC GGTCCTCCCTCAACCTACGTACGCACCCACCTTGGAAGATGGCGAGGATGACGACGTTCCACAACTGGGTCAAGGCTCTCAACAAGTAATTCAACGTCCCACCATCCCACCGTATGGACAACGTCGAGGTTGGAAACCTTCGCGTCAAGAGGACTTCG GTGATGGTGGATCCTATCCAGAATGCCCAATCGCACAATATCCGTTGGAAATGGGGAAAAAGAAG GCTTCGTCTGGCAATACACTAGCTCTGCAGGTTGACAGCGAAGGAAATGTTCGCTACGACGCCATAGCACACCAAGGCCAACGACACGGCAAAATCGTCCAATCTCAATTTAAAGATTTAGTCCCCCTTGCTTACCGAAAGGACCTCGAAGAAACTGATCGCTCTATGGATCGACCATCCGAAGAAGACGTTCAAGAAACGGCAGAAAAGACTCGCGCTGCCCTCGAAAAGATTGTCCACGGCAAGATAAAGGCAGCTCAACCCAAAAACGTTCCTGACAGCCAAGGGAAAACATCGTTCATCCGTTATACTCCTGGGCAGCAGAATGGTGATGGCCTCAAGCAGAGGATAATTAAAATGACAGAAGTCGTGGAAGACCCGCTAGAGCCACCTCGTTTCAAGCATAAGAAAATACCAAGAGGACCACCaagtcctcctcctcccgtgCTACGTAGTCCGCCTCGGAAAGCTACCGCGGCTGAGCAGAAGGAGTGGATGATCCCTCCATGCATCTCTAACTGGAAGAACAACAAGGGTTTCACCATCCCACTCGACAAGCGTCTGGCGGCAGATGGTAGAGGTCTACAAGAC GTTCACATTAATGACAACTTCGCCAAATTCTCGGAAGCTCTTTTCGTTGCAGACAGACATGCCAGAGAGGAAGTGCGACAACGGTCGTTAATGCAGCAGAAAATTGCtcaaaaggagaaggaagcaaAGGAGCAGAATTTGCGTATGCTCGCCCAGCGTTcccgagaagaaagaggaggCATCACATCCGCGAAACCTTCAGCTCAAACTCAAGCTGCTATGAAATCATCATTAGCGGCGTATGGAAGCGATAGCGAGAGTGGTGGGTCCGATGCTGAATCCAACGATAGCGCGGAGGATGAGGAGGCTAGAAGGATACGCGATGAGATGCGTTCAGAGAAGAGGCGCGATAGGCAGCGTGAAATGAGAATGAACAATATGGGTCAGGAACAACGAGCCAAGCAGCTTGCACGCCAGCAGAATCGCGACATCTCCGAGAAAGTTGCTTTGGGGCTTGCAAAGCCTACACTTTCGAAGGAGAGTATGTTGGATTCGAGGTTGTTCAACCAAGAGTCTTTATCGAGCAACTTTGCCGAAGACGAGTCCTACAATCTCTACGACAAACCCCTCTTCCACGGGTCTACCGCTGCAGCAGCGATATATAAAGCCCGAGGTGATATTCAGGAGGGTAATGATGAGTCCTTTGGTGGAGGTACGGACGAGGGAATTGGAAAGGCGCTGGATAACGATCGATTCAGTCTGGGCAAACCTAAAGTTGGTTTCGAAGGCGCCAACGAACAGGAGGTTCGGGAAGGTCCCGTACAATTCGAGAAGGATACTGGGGATGTCTTCGGTGTGAATCAGTTCCTGTCAGAGGCAAGTACTGGGAAGAAACGTGGCCTGGATTCTGCAGG TGGTAGTGGTTCGCGGAAACGTCAGCAACTTGACAGGGCTGAGGACCGGGAGTAG